A window of Haloarcula marismortui ATCC 43049 genomic DNA:
ATCAATTCGGATGTAACTATCCTCTGGCAAGAAGTCGCTAAGATTTGTACATCCCCAATATATTGGCATTGTCCAAGCCAACAGTGCATCTGAAATTTTTTCAGAGAAGTAATTTTTTCCTTTATAATTCTCTATTGCAAGCGTATAACGATATTGGGATAACCCCGACCATTTGTCTTTTATTTCTCCCCTATATTGATCTAAATTGAAATTTCCCCTTCCGTACAGGTCAAAATCTATTCCAGTTTTGGCCAACCAGTCTAAAAATCTCATCCGAAGCAAATGTCCATCGAGCGGTCCCCTTAAAATTTGTTTGGTCTCATGATTTTTGTATCCTAGCTTCCAAATAAACCATCTCAATACTCGATAGAGTTTATTTACTCTCTGGCCCTTGTTGGAGGTAATCCAAGATAGATCCTTTGTTTTCTCTGGTGGACTAATGTTTTTCAATTCAGTGTATGATTTATTAATCTTCCAGTATTGCGGGAAATAAAACTCAGAGATTGGAAATGACTGATCAACATCTAATTTTTTCCAGTCTGAAATTTGTGGGTTGTTCGGTGGTTCCATGCTGAAAATGAGACTTTGTGTGTCTCCAAGTTTTATTGTTGGGTAATTAAATATGACATGATAATCTGCCATTTCAATATCGTCGACAGCTTGGATGTTTCCCCAGGTGGGATTACCGGATG
This region includes:
- a CDS encoding glycosyltransferase family 10 domain-containing protein, whose product is MKDIYFDVDWTKNKKFVNKIKRQTPSGNPTWGNIQAVDDIEMADYHVIFNYPTIKLGDTQSLIFSMEPPNNPQISDWKKLDVDQSFPISEFYFPQYWKINKSYTELKNISPPEKTKDLSWITSNKGQRVNKLYRVLRWFIWKLGYKNHETKQILRGPLDGHLLRMRFLDWLAKTGIDFDLYGRGNFNLDQYRGEIKDKWSGLSQYRYTLAIENYKGKNYFSEKISDALLAWTMPIYWGCTNLSDFLPEDSYIRIDIEDPSAPKKISDIVQSNIREKNIDAIAEARERILDRYQVWPTVQNAIENHKIQTK